The Gemmatimonas sp. UBA7669 genome has a segment encoding these proteins:
- a CDS encoding helix-turn-helix domain-containing protein yields MRERPILMSAPMVRALLNGTKAKRKLYAPRGVSPADPVHLARRLANGLSTAEDGQCWIWQRTKNNAGYGTLRVEGRTIYAHRLAFLLAGNDLGPDQHVLHACDTPACINPDHLSSGSRSANMQDAARKGRLRVPRFALIGSANPASKLSVLDVAAIRELARDGWSQSKLAEAFNVSQSQISNIVRGRQWRAAS; encoded by the coding sequence ATGCGTGAGCGTCCGATCCTCATGTCGGCGCCGATGGTCCGCGCGCTTCTGAACGGCACCAAGGCCAAGCGGAAGCTCTATGCACCGCGTGGAGTTTCGCCGGCTGATCCGGTGCACCTTGCGCGTCGGCTTGCCAATGGGCTCAGCACTGCCGAGGACGGACAGTGCTGGATCTGGCAGCGGACGAAGAACAACGCGGGCTACGGAACGCTCCGCGTGGAAGGCAGGACCATATACGCGCATCGATTGGCGTTCCTGCTTGCGGGCAACGACCTCGGGCCTGATCAGCATGTTCTTCACGCGTGCGACACTCCCGCCTGCATCAACCCGGATCACCTGAGCTCTGGATCTCGCTCTGCGAACATGCAGGACGCTGCCAGGAAGGGCCGACTGCGAGTTCCGAGGTTCGCGCTAATCGGCTCTGCGAATCCAGCATCTAAGCTAAGTGTGCTCGATGTAGCCGCGATCCGCGAACTTGCTAGAGATGGATGGTCGCAGTCGAAACTGGCAGAGGCGTTCAACGTGTCGCAATCGCAGATCAGCAACATCGTTCGAGGGCGTCAATGGAGAGCCGCGTCATGA